A section of the Thermoproteota archaeon genome encodes:
- a CDS encoding tRNA (adenine-N1)-methyltransferase — protein sequence MPIKEGDTALLVVYSKKGRPKKFLVRVKEEKRVHTHKGYIDLSLLIGKDWGSVVRTNKGVPVEVHRPTLADIIEKLGRATQIIYPKDSGFILLKSGIKPGDKVVEIGTGSGALTIVLATFLGPNGKVYSYDARESSLKMAERNLKTLQLTNVVLKLKDAKQGIDEEDVDAAFIDVPDPWELLPMIHEKLKPNGIFVAFVPSCEQISKTVVKAKEAGFSMVEVHEILDREYESDERRTKPHPRMIAHTGFIIFGRKISPPSST from the coding sequence TTGCCTATAAAGGAGGGCGACACTGCCCTCCTAGTTGTTTACAGCAAGAAGGGGAGGCCCAAGAAGTTCTTAGTGAGAGTCAAGGAGGAGAAGAGGGTTCACACACATAAAGGATACATAGACCTCTCCTTACTGATAGGAAAGGATTGGGGATCGGTAGTTCGAACCAATAAGGGCGTCCCGGTCGAGGTACACAGGCCAACATTAGCGGACATTATTGAGAAGTTGGGCAGGGCCACCCAGATAATATATCCCAAGGACTCGGGCTTCATTCTACTGAAATCAGGGATCAAGCCAGGGGATAAGGTGGTTGAGATAGGAACGGGATCCGGGGCCCTGACTATAGTGCTCGCCACATTTCTGGGCCCCAATGGGAAGGTGTATAGTTATGATGCGAGGGAGTCGTCACTTAAGATGGCGGAGAGGAACTTGAAGACCCTTCAACTGACCAATGTTGTCCTGAAATTGAAGGATGCGAAGCAGGGAATAGATGAAGAGGATGTAGATGCGGCATTCATCGATGTACCCGATCCTTGGGAACTCCTCCCTATGATCCACGAGAAGCTGAAGCCCAACGGCATCTTCGTAGCCTTTGTCCCCTCCTGTGAACAGATAAGCAAAACTGTAGTGAAGGCCAAGGAGGCAGGGTTCAGCATGGTGGAGGTTCATGAGATATTGGATAGGGAGTACGAAAGCGATGAGAGGAGGACCAAGCCCCACCCTAGAATGATAGCGCATACGGGCTTCATAATATTCGGCAGAAAGATTAGCCCGCCCTCCTCAACCTGA
- a CDS encoding Era-like GTP-binding protein — translation MLARLVEPKQSGGFISRIFSRLFRRRKRIILGIYGPVNSGKTTLANRICMDFVGEKLGTVSRVPHETRTVSVMENVSLRLRNGSSLVMDVVDTPGIAMRVTYRSFLRYGFKKEEALERAAEAAKGVVEAIKSMERVDVALIVLDSTKDPTSQVNWVIAGNLKARGIPYIVVANKIDLPYARPNRVEKAFSEDSVVKISALRGDNIESLYEAIAEVASG, via the coding sequence ATGCTGGCCAGACTCGTGGAGCCGAAGCAAAGTGGTGGATTCATTTCTAGAATATTTTCTAGGCTCTTCCGTAGGAGGAAGAGGATAATACTGGGTATCTACGGTCCGGTCAATTCTGGAAAGACAACTCTAGCCAATAGGATCTGCATGGACTTCGTGGGGGAGAAGCTCGGGACCGTGAGCAGAGTGCCTCACGAGACCAGGACCGTCAGCGTAATGGAGAACGTCTCCCTCAGGTTGAGAAATGGTTCTTCCCTAGTAATGGATGTCGTTGATACGCCGGGAATAGCGATGAGGGTCACTTACAGGAGTTTCCTTAGATACGGGTTCAAGAAAGAGGAGGCTCTAGAGAGAGCTGCCGAGGCGGCTAAGGGAGTTGTTGAGGCCATAAAGTCGATGGAGAGGGTCGATGTGGCCTTGATAGTGTTAGACTCCACCAAGGATCCGACATCGCAAGTTAACTGGGTGATAGCTGGAAATCTGAAGGCTAGGGGGATACCTTACATAGTGGTGGCTAACAAGATCGACCTCCCGTATGCCAGGCCCAACAGGGTGGAGAAGGCCTTTTCAGAGGACTCGGTCGTGAAGATCTCGGCTTTAAGGGGAGACAATATTGAGAGCCTCTATGAGGCCATAGCGGAGGTAGCCAGTGGATGA